taaataaaatatttaaaaaaccaaacaaataaacaaaaaaaaaatccctttcctgAACAGACCTACAGAACCCATATGCACTGTAGGTAGCAATGTAGAATGGTGtggccactatgaaaaacaggaTGGTGGTgggttctcaaaaaattaaaagtagaactctcctgtgatccagcaatcccatttctgagtATACATCCAAAATAACTGATACCCAATAGGTGGCCAGCAGGTGATGGGCCAGTAGTCAAATAGGTGGAAATGACCCAGatatccatcagtggatgaataggTACATGAAATGTGGTCCGTTCATAAAGTCAACCTTGACAAGGAAGGAAATCCAGCTATCTGCTACAATATGCATGAACCTTTAGACATGATGCAGAGTGagaaaagccagtcacaaaaggacagataCGGTATGATTCCAGTTACGTGAGGTTCCTGGATTTGTCAGATGCATTGAGACAACATAGGATGGAGGGTGCTGGGGGAGTGGGGTGTGGAGAGGCTCTTTGATGGGGACAGAGTTTCGATTCTGCAAGATGAAAAGCATTCTGGAGGCAggtgttggtggtggtgacagCAGCTAGGCTACAGTGCAAGTGCACTTGACACTTCTAAGCTGTGCATTTGAAAATACTTACaatggtaacttttatgttaGGCACTTTTgccatggtttttaaaaaatcattccccttgggcacctgggtgactcagttaagtgtctgccttcggctcaggtaatgatctcggggtcctgggatggagccccacattggtgtccctgctcagcagggagtctgcttctccttctgcccctgccccactcatgtgcactcactcatgcacacacagtctctctcaaatgaatattttttaaaataaaaataaattaaaatcattcctctccaaaagaaagaaagggaagagaaaagctcAACTCAGCTGAGCTAAAAGGCAAGAGTGCTAGAGTTCCAGTGAAAATGGAACACAGATCTTCCTTGAGTCTCTGAGTCTTTCTCAGAAAGATGCTCCTGGGCTCTCTGttattctctccctcctcatccACCATTTTTCTAGAAGCTCCTCCTGCCTAACCCCAGGAGGTGTCATTAACATGTTAGTCTAAATGAATTGTGCCTGCCCAGGATATATGTGACAGTTTTGTGGCTACTTCTTATTTTCTTAGTGGGGGTCAATTGCAAATCCCCCCTCACCCACACCTGGCGTCCTCAGAGCATATTTGGCCACCTGCACCGGGAAGCCCACACCCAGCCTCCTTTTATATGATTCTCCACCATTTGCACTCCTTCCTTGGCACAAGATCCTCTACACTATTCCACAGAATACTGGCCCTCACTTGGATTTTCCTAAATGATTTCTCCAAGTTGCAGAGTCTTGTGGAGACAGACTGTGTCCACACCTCACTCTCTCAGGTCCCAGCAGCTCAGCAGGCAGGTAATCCATCTGCCGTCCTCCTGACAGTAAACACCTCACCTTTCACTGTGATCTCAAGATGGTTGCTAGGCTCCGAGGCCCAGAAAGGAGCCTTCATCAGGAAGTACACGCAGCTGTAGTTCCCAGCATCACTGACTGTCACACTCCTGAGGGAGAAGTCCATCTTCTCCTTTGCTGGACCCTGGACCCTTATGGGTTCTGCTGCTCCCGCCTTCAGCAGAGCAAACATTACAGACTCGAAAGAATTGTTTAGCCTCTGACACTGCAGGGTCACGTTTTCTCTTGCGGTCACCACACCTCTTTGGTGGGCTTGGAGGGAAGGTTTAGGGAACTCTCCTGGAAGAGAAGAGGGCTCCAAGGTCACGGGGAGAAGCCTAAGATCCCCCCCTCCCCGTTCTCCTGGCAGGGGTCCCGCCAAGCAGGAGAGATGACAGATCCTTGGTCTCACCCTCTTCTGACTCTGACTACAAGCCCTGGGTGATGCCCAGCCAAGTCGTTCTGCTGCtgtgtttctccatctcctcttgccaccaccacccccaccccgcctccctgGGGTTcctcccccacacctgcccctgtCACTCCGAAGCACCCTCCTCACCTGTCACCAGCAGGAGAAGGCTGTCACTGGGCTGTGAACTTATTTGGGGAGGCTCTCGTCTGTAGTATTCGCAGGTGTACGGTCCAGAGTTGCTGGCTTGTAGGTCAGTGAGGAGAAAACGAGCCATGCCCTCTGTGGAATCTGGTGATTGTGGGAACTCCACAGGAACATTTCCCTTTCTGAGAGCAAAGTTGACATCATTGGTGGAAGTGTGGCATTGCAGTGTCACATTGCTCTTGGGAGGCATCACCCAGCTGGgccaggcactgagggagggcTTGGGAAGGGTCTCTGGAAGGAAGCAGATTTGGGGATGGGATTTGGTGCCTGAGCTGCTCTCAGGAAGTCCCTTTAAGTAAAGAGTagggagtaatattccattgtatacataaaccacatcttctttatccattcatcttttgatggacaccgaggctccttccacagtttggctattgtggacattgctgctataaacatcggggtgcagccattagaaacgacaaatacccaccatttgtttcaacgtggatggaactggagggtattatgctgagtgaaataagtcaatcggagaaggacaaacagtgtatgttctcattcatttggggaatataaataatagtgaaagggaatataagggaagggagaagaaatgtgtgggaaatatcagaaagggagacagaacataaagactcctaactctgggaaacgaactaggggtggtggaaggggaggagggcaggggggtgggggtgaatgtgtgacggccactgaggggggcacttgacgggatgagcactgggtgttattctgtatgttggtaaattgaacacctataaaaaataaatttattattaaaaaaaaagtaaagagaagggACACGGGGAGTTtggagtgaaggagagagaggatctaaCTGAAGAAACTCACCATCAGTCATCCTGTTTCTTCGGCCAGCACACAGCCCTGTGAGAAAATCATCCATGAGACATGAGCATCCGCCTGGAGCCCTGTCCTGAGGGGCCTCCCTGGGGCTCTTGCTGAGAATGTACTCCCGTCATCACACTCAGTGACAGTCTCAGCCTCCTGCAGGAGAGCCCATCTGGCATGGGTGCTGGTTTTCCCCTCACGttaatttcctagggctgctggtGTCACAAATTGTCACAAGTTTAATGGCTCCtgacaacacagatttattaccTTGCAGTTCTGTGGGTTACAAAAATCCAACAACACAGGTTCCACTGGCTGACACCAGGGTTCTTTGGGGATGATTTCCTTCTGGAGGCTATAGATGAAACCCATTTCCTGGTCTTTTCCATGTCTAGACACGCCCACACCCTTTGGTGGTGGTCTCCTCCTCTGGCTCTAAAACTAGCAATGGTTGGTGCATTGACACCTCTTATACCTGTTTTGCTACACTCTAAGGATCCTGTGGTTACACTCTGACCACCCAAATAATTCAGAAGCAACTCCCTACCTTAAGGTCAACTGATAAGCAACTATAATACTACCTGCCACTTGGATTTTCTTTGCCACATCCAGGAATGTACCCACAGCTCCAGGGAGTCAGGACACAGACATCCTTGGGAGTCTATCTCAGTCTCTCTGTCATTTCTCGTGTTGTCCCACTTCACCATCCCAGGGTCCTCTCTCCTTACAATGGCCCCAGGACTTTAGATGGCCTTGCCATTTTGCCTCAGAGTCCAAGGATTTCCCCCACCCTTTATCCATCCACCCTACTCATCTGTTGTATTCTGTGATGTCCTCTTTAGATTtcatggtggaaaaaaaaaaaaaagatttcatggtGGAGGGCATGGTGAAGGACATGGGGCACTATGCTTGGCTCCTGATTATCCCTGTTATGCTAAGTGTGTTACTCAAGCTGTCTCCTGAGCATGTAAACATTGTAGAGGGCACAGGATCTACTCTTCCCCTCATACCATGGCTTCTAGAGTGTGAGAAAGATCTTAATTATGACCCAAACCATTTGACTGAGGGGAAATCCAACCACTTAGGTTCTAGAGACACCTATTATTCCTGATGCTATTGGGTCCTGAAGAGATTTGGAGTCACTAGAatttaagctccttgagggcagagaatACATCCTCAGTACCTAGAACACAGTGCAGACTTTggcaaatattcaataaatatatgattaCCAATGGAGTCTGAATCTTATGTAAAGAGAGTCATTTGCAAAGATTTCTGAGGTCCCAGAAATTATTTCCCAAATTCCCTCCCAACACGATAGCATAACCATCTGCGTCAActgagagcaggggaaggaggtggggagatcCCTACCCTATGATAAGGGACATGTAGCTGCTGAGAATGCAGTCCTTTGTGTGAAGATACTTGTCTGCCCTTGGGGAATAGCCTAAATGCATCCCTGGTATGATGGTTGGCATGAGTCATCTCCTTGGTGCCCCAgagtaaatctcaaaaatataagaTCGGAATTGCTTGCAAGGGTGAAGTGTATGTTCCCCATCTACCCCCTCTGGTGGCCTTACTTTCAGATCTAGACCAAACTGATCCtaaaagtgagatcatgcagtatttgtctttgtctgacttgtttcacttcaTGTAaaaccctcaaggtccatccatgttgtcacaaatggtgggatttccttcttcctcacggctgaataatatcccattatacatacagaccacatcttctgtagTCATTTATCCATGACGGACCCTTAGGTCATTTCCATGCCTTAGTTGTtgttaataatactgtaataaacatGGAGGTGCAGACATTCCTCcaatttcctgttttcattttcttcagatatgtAACCCCAAAGTGAGATTGatgatcatatagtagttctacttttagctttaaaaaattttttattagaaagagaTTGTGAGTatgtgggggaggagcagaggaaggagagaaagaatcccaagcaggctcatgctcagtgtagagcccaacatgaggttcaggctcatgaccctgagttcatgacctaagccaaaatctagagtcagacacccaaccaactgagccacccaggagccctacttttaactttttgaggaatctccatactgtcttccacagtggttgcacccgtttgcatccccaccagcagtgcgTGAGGATTCCCTattctccacgtcctcaccaacacctgttgcctcttgtcttcttgatgacagccattctgacaggtgttgAGTGGTAGCAGCAGAGATCATGCAGCCCACAGAGCCTGTCTATCAGGCCCTATACAGGAGAAGATTGCCAACACCTATTTAGATCACTGGATCCAATGTTCACTTACCTTCTTGAGGTTTTTCTAGCCACAACTCCCTTCACTCACCCTCCAGACATTTCTACCCCTAGACCCCCAAATTAGGACCTTTTAAATTCCTTCATATTGCCCAATAGAAAATTATGGCTTTTGGTACTGTGCAGACCAGAATTTGAATTCACCTTCTTCACATAGTAGCTGAGTGGCCTTGGCACATACTTCAGCTGTGAGTTTCAGATTATTTGAATGAAGTATGGGGAAGAGAAATATTTGGGGGAATTTCTCTAAGAGATGTAAGGTCATGCAATGACAGGAGAGTATCGCTGAGCCTGCGTGAGAAAATCTCTCTCTTCTGGGTTCCTGGTTCTCTCTCCGATCCCATGGAGGAATACCACAGCCCAGTGCTGGTCTGCAGCCAGCTTCTCGCATTTACTGCTACCtctcagaaacagaaaactgTGGCCCAGGGACCAGAGGGTCTGTTTTTGAGGATGGACACTGATTTTCCATTAATAGAAGTATTctacagattttcttttaagatagaGTTGagtacaaaaataataacattaaaaatctgGGGAATTTGAAGAGGAAGATAACATAGGAAAGAATACAGATGCCACGTACAGAGGGGAAAATGTCATTAGGAAATTCAGGGTTGACTGAGTGtggaaacaggaaaatgtgtGTAAAGCCCCCAACATGTCCTGTGTACAGAATTTGTATTCAGGGTTCTAGTTTTAATAAAACTTCTGTAGAAGGTTCTAGTCTGTGTTTCCACACCCTGCCCTGCAGGCcctgccagctccagctgctgcCCCAGACCAGCCCCACCTCCCATAGTGACTGCCCTTCCCCAAGACTTACCAGTATAGAGCACAACCAGGAGTTGGGACATCATGGCAGCCATACAAGCCTCTTCCAAGGATCTTCCTTCAGTCTTGCTGTTGGTGATTAGCCAAATGTTCTCGACTCCAGGACATGCAGGAACAGCTTGGCCTCTGGTTTTTCAGCCCTCCACTCTATATGCCCGCAGTTTCTGTCTTCTAGTCTCTATCAGGAAATGACTATTGCAATACACTCTCAAGTCACTTCCTACAGGCCTGACCCACTGAGTCCTCTAACAGCACAGAAGTCAGTCACCCACTTCTAAGGCATATCCATGAATATGCAAAGCATGGGAGAAACTGCTAGCTGAATTTCCATCACCATCGTCCCCTTCTGCACAGTGACAGCAAATAGCTGGGCTCCCAGCAATCCAGAATAAGAACTACATTTCTCtaagggcacctcagtggctcagtcatttgagcatctgactcttggtttcagctcagagcatgatctcagggtcatgagattgagccttgtgagccctgcattgggctctgcactcagcagggagtctgattctctctctccctcttcctctgtccctccccaataaaataaataaaatcttaaaaacaaacaaacagcgtTTCTCTGCCTTAGGAAATTGTGGGTTCTTCTGCTCATAGGATGGAGCAAAGTAATGTGAACAACTTCTGGCTTGTGTCCCAGGAACCCTAAAGGCAAGAGCAGGGCCAGGGCGGAGGGCAAAGAGATGAGAACTCACAGGGCATCGGGGAAGGGTCAGGATCCTGGAGAACAAGAGAACAGGCCCTATAAAGAAAGGGTAAGACAAGAACACTTACTGAAAGGCAGTATGGCAGAAAAGGAATTTGAAGAAGGAAATGTCTGCGGTGGGTTTGTAAGTTGTTTGCTATGGAACGTGATGTGAACTACGTTGTGGGTGAAATCTCTTCTGTGAAATCTTCTGTCATTAGATCTCTGGTGTAACGAAGCCCTTCAGAAGAACTCAGGGAGTCATGTTCCACATCTGGTTGAAGTGTAGACAGAACAGGAGACAATCCAGACAGTGGACCCAGGCAATGGGCAGGAGCTGACTTGCACATGGAAAAATCTAGAAGGGTATATctagtatttttaaagtgttattttctGAGTAGTAGAATTgtgctcagtattttttttcctttggttatatATGTTTTCTAAATTGGCTGAAATTGATATGTGAATTTTAACCctttaaatattattgaaatttaaggttttctaaattttaagtgAAGTGCTGTGAATGAGAAAAACTCAAGGTTGAAAAAAGGAGTGAActtgggatacctgagtggcagagtggttgaacgtctaccttcagttcaggtcatggtcctgggtcctgggatcgagttctgtatccagctccctgtgaggagcctgcttctccttctacctatgtctctgcctctctctctgcatctctcatgaacaaataaatagaatcttttttttaaagtgaactcTTGTAAAGCTTAGAATTAGGgtggcaccagggtggctcagtggttgagcgtctgcctttggctcagggtgtgatctcaggtcctaggatcgagtcccgtattgggctccctgcagaaagcctgcttccccctctgcttatgtctctgcctctctctgtatgtctctcatgaataaataaaatcttagaaaataaaatcttagagttTGGGACTGCTGAATTTAGGGACAGATATAAGGACTTTCACATAAACATGCCAATGGGACATAACACATTTCTTCCCAAAATTTCATTGAAAGGGGATTTATGAGGAGGATATAAGCTGAGAAGCAAGAAAGGCAATGAGAGGAGCAACTATAGGATAAGAAATGTTGATACAATTATGGAAACTGCATGTGTGTCCTTGTAGCAGGGCACCAAGAAGAAAAGTCATGTCCCCTGACTCTCAAACTGCATAGCCtaacattaggctccctgctaagtggggagtctgcttctccttctccctctgcccctccccctgccaccgtGCTCTCACATGCACATGCGCACGCGGGCGCATGCaggtgctcttgctctctctctctctctctctctaaaataataaaacaaacaaagagacTTGCACCAGGTTGTGGTTACCTttaggggtggaggggaatggatAGGGCCATGCTTATGCCTGATATATTATGATTATAGTAATTGCTATTGCTTTGGCTATAttgggatcttttgtgattccatataaattttagtattatttgttctggttctgtgtAAAATGCtgttgctattttgatagggatcacatCAAGTCTGTAGAttattttgggtagtatggacattttatcaatattcttccaatccatgaacatggaatacctttctatttctttaatttctttcattcagggatgcctgggtggctcagcagttgaacgtctgcttttTTGCTCAGGGCTcaaggcataatcctggagtgtcaggatcaagtctcacatcgggctccctacatggagcctgcctctccctctgcctatgtctctgcctctctctctctgtgtgtctctcatgaataaatttttttaaaaatttctttcattcatgttttatagttttcagagtacagttctttcacctccttgattaaatttattcataggtattttattctttttggtacaattataaatggatggttttcttagtttctctttctgctactttgttattagtctATATAGGAATGCTACCAATCTctggatattaattttatatcctgcaacttcacataattcatttattcttatatttttttgtggagtctttagggttttctttgtgcaatatcatatcatctgcaaatagtgaaaatttaacttcttccttaccgattagatgcctcttatttcttgtctgattgctatagCTAGGACGTCTAGGATGATTTTGAATAAAATggatgagaatggacatccttgtcttgtttctgatctaagagacctgaaaccataaaaatcctagaaaagaacacaggcagtaatttcccTGACGTGAgccataacaacatttttctagatatgtctcctcaagcaaaggggaaaaagctaaaataaactattgagactacatcaacataaaaataaagagcttctgcatagcaaagaaaccatcaacaagacaaaaaagcgacctactgaatgggagaagatatttgcatatgatatacctgataaggagttaatactcaaagtatataaagaatttatagagcccaacaccaaaaaaacaccaacaatccaatttttaaaatgggcagatgaTCTGAATAGATGCtcttccagagaagacatactgattgtcaacagacacattaaaagatgatgaaaattgctaatcatcagggaaatgcaaatcaaaaccataatgaagtacctgtcagaatggttaaaataaaaatacaataaataaaagtgttgataaggatgtggagaaaagggaaccctcttgcaccgttggtgggaatgcaaactgatgcatccatcatggaaagcagtatggaggttcctcaaaaaattaaaaatagaaatatcttatgatccaataatttcactactgggtgtTTATCCAAGAAGATGAAAACTCTAATTCGAAAAGATACATACACCCTTAtactcattgcagcattatttacaatagtcaagatacggaagcaacctaagtacccatcaatagatgaatggataaggaagaagtgacacacacacagaggaatattatgcagccataaaaaggatgaggtcttgtcatttgcaacaacacagatggacttagagggtattGTGCCAACACTTGGTAAGTAGGTAAGTCAGTAAGTAAGTCAGActaagagagacaaataccatatgatttcattcatatgtggagtctaaaaactgaataaataaaaagcagaatcaaacctaaaagtacagaaaacaaattgatggttgccggAAAGAAAGGGGGTAGGGATGGGGAAAATAGGTGTAGGGGAGAGAGATACAGGTGTCCAGCTAtggagtaagtcatgggaatataaaatgcaGCATAGGGAGTATGGTCCATGAGATTGtgatagtgttgtatggtgatagatggtggctacacttgtggtaagcacaGTGTgacatatagagaagttgaatcactcttttgtacacctgaaacaaagtgatattgtgtgtcaactatactaaaaaaaaaaaaactttaagtaaTAGTAGCTATTAAATAATTAGATTTTACTGAGTAAATTTCTTGTGAATGTATCTTTTTAATCCCAAAATATTTTAGTACATAGCTATCTTTATCAGATgagaatctgtttttaaaaatatataataaccaCCAAAGCAATATCATAGTAGTATCTTTGCTACCATCTCATAATCCAGCCAGTATCCATATTTCCTcaataatatcaaatatattctttggtcagtttttttttaaagatttttatttatttattcatgagagatacagagagagagaaaggtggagacacaggcagagggagaagcaggctccacacaaaaaatccaatgtgggactcgatcctgggaatctgggatcatgccctgagccaaaggcagatgctcaaccactgagccacccaggcatccctgtcagtttttttttttaaatcaggattcagggatccctgggtggcgcagcggtttggcgcctgcctttggcccagggcgtgatcctggagacccgggatcaaatcccacgtcgggctcgcagtgcatggagcctgcttctccctccgcctgtgtctctgcctctctctctctctctctctctctctctctctctctgtgagtatcataaataaataaaaaataaataaaaataaataaaaatcaggattCAAATCTACAAGTCGACAAGCTGTATTTGATCCATAGGCCAATTTAAGACAAAATTCCCAATGTCTTTGTTAAAATAAGAAGCCAAGCACATCATAGGTTTTTATGATCTTTTCCACCATTAATTTGGAAGAAAAGCAACATGCCCCTGAGACTATTGTCTTGACAGAGCTTACTTATCTTTCTGTTCagtaatatagaaaaatcaacaaggcaACGAATTATCGGGGAGAGAAAACAATTATAATCACAGGAGTTTCTTTGAAGGTGATCTCCAAAAGATATggcaatgatttttaaagtcttgagattcaagatgcctgggtggcttggtggttgagagtctgcctttggctcagggtgtgatcctagggtccaggatagagtcccacatcaggctgcccacagggtgcctgcttctccctctgcctatgtctctgcctctctctctgtgtctctcatgaataaataaataaaaatctttaaaaaaataaaatctttaaaaaaaataaagtcttgagaTTCTTATGAGACCCTTTTGTTTAAATAACACTTCTCTGTGTAGATTTATTTCAACAGAGTAGAGAACAATAtactaaaatgaattatttatgtgATTCTCCTAATTGCACCGGAAAACAACACTGATACTTTTGGCAAAGCTTACACCTCAACACTTTAATCAGATtgagtgattgattgattgactttaAGTttgagcccagcatggagcccaacacagggcttgaactcacaaccctgagatcaagacctgagctgagatcaagagtcagatgcttaaccgactgagccacccaagcccctgtaaccagatttctttttttttaatattttatttatttattcatgaaagacacacacacacacacacacacacacacacacacacacacacagaggcagagacacaggcagagggagaagcaggctccctgtggggagcctgatgtcatACTCTATCCCCAGACTGAGATcacgccatgagctgaaggcagatgctcaactgctgagccacccaggtgtcccgtaaccagatttcttaaataatttgtatGACTTAGAAATATCTTTCTTCTTCATCACGTGTTTTTTATGGAAGTTCCACTAtgaggcatgattgattaaattattggccATTGAGTTAATCACTCAATACCcagcctcttcccctctccccagagaTGAGGATGGTGCTGAAGATTCCAAGCTTCCAGTCCCATGGCTGGTCTTTCTGATGATCAGTCCCCATCCTAAGCTACCTAGAGGCTCACCAAGTGTggcctcattagaacaaaagatgcttctGTCACCCTGGCCACTCAGTAAATCtcaagagttttaggagctctgtgccaggaaccagaaATAAAGACCACGTCTCTTTCTGCAGACCCACAAGAGCCCAATCTAGACTGCAGCTGAGCATTTTTGTATTCTGGAGCTGCAGTCTGAGGGGAGCAGGGCAGAAAGCATCATGCCTCATTGGAACCTGAGAAGCAATGAGAAGCTGTCTGGCCAAAGTCTCCCGGGGGGAAGATAAGGTGAGTGGGAGATGGGCTCACAGCAGCTCCTCACAAACCTCCCATCCTTGCGTGTTCCAGTGGGATCATAAGGCATTGTGCCCGGACTCAGATTAGCTGCAGTTCAAGCCTCTGACTGTGTAGCCACGTGAAGGGTTTCCAGGATGCCATAGCAGAGCCCACCACCACCTTCCCGTGGCATGAActttccagagttctttaaaaataagcaatgggTACAAGATCTCCAGAAGGATGTTGTTACTGGCTGAATgtctgtgtctccccaaaattcttatgttgaagcccCTAACCCCTAGTCTGCTGGTATTAAGGTAAGGTAAGGT
This portion of the Vulpes lagopus strain Blue_001 chromosome 2, ASM1834538v1, whole genome shotgun sequence genome encodes:
- the LOC121480672 gene encoding T-cell-interacting, activating receptor on myeloid cells protein 1-like isoform X2, coding for MAAMMSQLLVVLYTETLPKPSLSAWPSWVMPPKSNVTLQCHTSTNDVNFALRKGNVPVEFPQSPDSTEGMARFLLTDLQASNSGPYTCEYYRREPPQISSQPSDSLLLLVTGEFPKPSLQAHQRGVVTARENVTLQCQRLNNSFESVMFALLKAGAAEPIRVQGPAKEKMDFSLRSVTVSDAGNYSCVYFLMKAPFWASEPSNHLEITVKDKTERESPKMAETGVGTVELTLIVIFILLFILGVFLIYKYTRCGAAPNKMTKCSRSSKDPQEQRTSVQPGKESDDLSMAITSCSPALDKASQVSRAEEPHTVTYAELNTRALREGLSRQMEQPLETCVYSTLKG
- the LOC121480672 gene encoding T-cell-interacting, activating receptor on myeloid cells protein 1-like isoform X3 codes for the protein MAAMMSQLLVVLYTGLCAGRRNRMTDETLPKPSLSAWPSWVMPPKSNVTLQCHTSTNDVNFALRKGNVPVEFPQSPDSTEGMARFLLTDLQASNSGPYTCEYYRREPPQISSQPSDSLLLLVTGEFPKPSLQAHQRGVVTARENVTLQCQRLNNSFESVMFALLKAGAAEPIRVQGPAKEKMDFSLRSVTVSDAGNYSCVYFLMKAPFWASEPSNHLEITVKGTVELTLIVIFILLFILGVFLIYKYTRCGAAPNKMTKCSRSSKDPQEQRTSVQPGKESDDLSMAITSCSPALDKASQVSRAEEPHTVTYAELNTRALREGLSRQMEQPLETCVYSTLKG
- the LOC121480672 gene encoding T-cell-interacting, activating receptor on myeloid cells protein 1-like isoform X1, which produces MAAMMSQLLVVLYTGLCAGRRNRMTDETLPKPSLSAWPSWVMPPKSNVTLQCHTSTNDVNFALRKGNVPVEFPQSPDSTEGMARFLLTDLQASNSGPYTCEYYRREPPQISSQPSDSLLLLVTGEFPKPSLQAHQRGVVTARENVTLQCQRLNNSFESVMFALLKAGAAEPIRVQGPAKEKMDFSLRSVTVSDAGNYSCVYFLMKAPFWASEPSNHLEITVKDKTERESPKMAETGVGTVELTLIVIFILLFILGVFLIYKYTRCGAAPNKMTKCSRSSKDPQEQRTSVQPGKESDDLSMAITSCSPALDKASQVSRAEEPHTVTYAELNTRALREGLSRQMEQPLETCVYSTLKG
- the LOC121480672 gene encoding T-cell-interacting, activating receptor on myeloid cells protein 1-like isoform X4 gives rise to the protein MARFLLTDLQASNSGPYTCEYYRREPPQISSQPSDSLLLLVTGEFPKPSLQAHQRGVVTARENVTLQCQRLNNSFESVMFALLKAGAAEPIRVQGPAKEKMDFSLRSVTVSDAGNYSCVYFLMKAPFWASEPSNHLEITVKDKTERESPKMAETGVGTVELTLIVIFILLFILGVFLIYKYTRCGAAPNKMTKCSRSSKDPQEQRTSVQPGKESDDLSMAITSCSPALDKASQVSRAEEPHTVTYAELNTRALREGLSRQMEQPLETCVYSTLKG